A segment of the Actinomycetota bacterium genome:
TCGACGATCAGCACGTCACGTCCCGAGATGTCGAGGTCGAGGTCCTTCATGATGCGCACGACACCGCTCGTCTTGGTCGCCGACCCGTAGGACGAGACGGCCATGAAATCCAGCTCGAGCGGGATCGTGATGTGCCGGGCGAGATCGCTCATCAGCATGAAGGCGCCCTTCAGGACGCCGACGAGGAGCAGGTCGCGACCGCGGTAGTCCTCGGATATCTGCTTGCCGAGCTCGCCCACCTTCGACTGGATCTCGTCGTCCGTTACGAGGATCCGATCGATGTCCGCGTTGAGCTCCGTCACTTCTCCCCCTCCTGCTCGACCTCGAGCCACAGGAACCGTCGCGTTCCGGCGGTGACCTTGAACCGGTCGTCCGGCCGGTGTCCCACCACCCACACGATGTCGGCGCCGGAGGTGATCAGGGGGACCCGATCACGCTCGGAGCGCGGCACCTTCGCGTCGGTGAAGAAGTCCCCGAGCCTTTTGTCTCCGCGCATGCCGAGCGGACGGAACCGGTCGCCGCGTCGCGGAGAGCGCGCGACGATCGGCGGGCGGGTCCGCGCCGCGTCGAGGACGCAGACCCGCCGGCCGTCGGGCCACGCCCGCGGCGGCTGAGTCTCGATCCACGTTCGCATGCGCATCGACCAGGGGGGAAGGTCGGTGACGCCGGGGAGCGCGACCGTGACCGGCCCGGAGGGTTCCGGATCGGGCGTCGCGCGCCCGACGAGCAGGGAACCATAGGAAAGGGTCGCATTCAAGGG
Coding sequences within it:
- the hpt gene encoding hypoxanthine phosphoribosyltransferase, producing MTELNADIDRILVTDDEIQSKVGELGKQISEDYRGRDLLLVGVLKGAFMLMSDLARHITIPLELDFMAVSSYGSATKTSGVVRIMKDLDLDISGRDVLIVEDIIDSGLTLSYLMKNLKGRRPATLEVCALLSKPEVQKVELDVRYHGFALPPVFVVGYGLDYGERYRNLSYVGTLKPHLYED